The Sulfurimonas aquatica genomic sequence GTATATTACCTGCTGTTTCTGTTTCAATATCTTCTGGTGCTTTTTCTTTATAGTCAGGAACATCACTATAAGATTGGGACTTTACAAGTACAGGTGAATCTACTGGTTCTAGATCATCATCAAACTTTATTTCATCTTGCTTAAACTTTGCATTACCTAAAGCTGTATTTGCATCAGTCTCTTTACCATCACGTGCTTTAAAGTCTAGGTTTAGCTCACCTTCAGGTGTAGTACTACTCTCCTCACCAGATGCAGTCTCTACTTCATCCATCTGATCTATATCACCCATAAGATCATCAAAGTACTCATCATCTTCAAACGCTACTTCTTCATCTAAAAATGCTGCTTCAAAAAGAGAAGTGTCAAAAAGTAATGGTTCGTTTCCAGCTAAAACAATCTCACCCGAATTTTCTTCTAGAGCTACGACAATAGAGCTATTAACATTACCATCACCAACAACTTTTTCACCTTCAAAAATCGCATCGCCGATAAGAAGTACTCTCTCTACTCCATCAGCATTGATAGCTTTAAACTCACCCTCTATTTTTGTAACATATCCAATAATTTTTGACATAAGAACTCCTGAGACTTTTTTAATTGTCTCATATTACAACTATTTTAGGAACATAACAATAATACTTTGGTATTATATTTGACTAAATATTGAAGGTAAATAGGTAAAACAGAGTGCAAATACATAAGTTATTTTTATTTATTATTTTTATACTTATGCTTAAGCAAAACCTTTTTGCAGAGCTTATAACTCCAGAGCTTATCACTGATGCTGAGAAAAAATACAATAAATTTGCTAAAAACCGATTTATCTCCATAGACGAAAAACTCCTTAAAAAATTAAAAGATGAAGATGACATCAAAAAGCTAAACTTTGTTAACACTTGGGTCAATTACATAAAGTACAAAAGTGATAAAAAGCTTTATGGGGTTAATGACTACTGGGCTACTCTTTATGAATTCGTTGGAAAAAATGAAGGTGATTGTGAAGATTATACTATTGCAAAATATTACATACTTAAAGAGTTAGGGGTCAATCCAAAAAGGATGAAGTTCACCTATGTTATATATAAAGACAGAAAAGGCAAAAAAATATCTCACATGGTTTTATCCTATCTCAAAAAACCAAAACCAAAATCTAAAAAAGATATTTTAATTTTAGATAACAATAATAAAATGGTTTTACCAGCTTCAAAAAGACCCGACTTAGTAAAGGTTGTCAAAATGATGAATGGTGACACTGGAGCAAAATCTAAAAAATGGAAAAAACTCGAACTTGACATGAAAAGGAAAAAACTATGACACTCTATAAACAGATAGCGCTTATCACCTCGATGATTATTATTATATTGCTCTCTTCGGTAATGGTGATAAATTATCAATCAGCAAAGGATGATATGCTACAAAGCTTGTATGAGACAACTGTAAATAATATATCAACACTCACAAGTAAACTAGCAGAAGCTAGTGATGAGAGAGCACTTCTAGTGACAACAATAGACTCCGAGTTTGATAGTGGATACTATAAAATGATTCACTTTGAGTCCAATGATGGGAAAAGTGATTATAAACAGATAGACAATCATCCAATCGAGGGAGTTCCTTTATGGTTTATCAATTTTGCAAATATTGAACTTCAAACAGTTTCAGCAGATGTCTCCTCAGGATGGAGTATGATAGGTAGAGTACATGTTCAAGGCGATGTAGCTATTGTATATAAAGCACTTTATGAAACATTTACAAAACTATTTTATCTCTTTATAGTCTTCTTATCTGTGACATTAACTATACTAAGCTTTCTTCTGCGTTTAGTTCTAAAACCACTATATAGAATACAAAAACAGGCAGAAGCTATACTGAAAAATGAGTTTATCATTCAAGAAGAGATGCCATATACTACAGAGTTTAAAGATGTCGTTATGGGCATGAATGCTATGGTAAGAAAAGTTGAAGATATTTTTCACAAAGGAAATCAGGCGGCTCAAAGAAACAAAGAACTACTCTATAACGATCCAACTACAAAACTTTTCAATAGACGATACCTAATGCTCAAGCTTCCAGACTTAATCAAAGAAGAAAATAAGACCTATGGTGGAACCATCATCTTTATTGCTCTTAGTGGTGCTGAAGTTATCAACCAAGTTTTAGGTCGTCAAAAAGCGGATGAGATGTTTTTAGAGATAGCAAAAGACTTTAACGAAGTATATAAAATGTTTGACAGTAGAGTCGTAGCTCGTGTAAATGGCACTGAATTTACCCTTATGTTACCTGACTGTGAAGCGGACGAAGCATCTCAAAATGCTCAAAGAATCAATGAACACTTTAATAAGTTAATTGAGATAAATGCACTTGATCCTAAGAGTGTATATATTAACATAGGTCTCTATAGATACAAACCAACAGTTAATATAGGAGACTTACTTACAAGAGCAGATAACGCACTCTCTCGTGCTAAAGCATTTGAGGAGGACAATATCTGCCTTTATGAGGAAAAAGATGAAACAAATGCACTCGGAAAAGAGCAATGGAGAAGCATTATAGAAGAGTCAATCGAGAAAAATCACTTTAGTCTAAAATTTTGGCCAACACTCAATGCCAAAACTAAAAAAATCGACCATAAAGTAATGACTTTCACTATAGATGGAGGTGAAAATAAAAAGTACTTTTATGGTGACTTTATAGCGCCTGCGATTAATCTTGGACTTGTTTCTAAAATGTATATAGTAGCACTTCGTGATCTCATTACAACCAAACATGAAGAGATAGATGACTGTTTATGCTCAATTCGTCTCTCAAAAGAGTTTATCAATGATCCTAGCTCATATAATGAGTTGTCATCACTTTTTTCTCAGTATGCAAGAACTCTTAACTTTAAACTCTCATTTGAAGTCACAGATACATTTGCGATCAAAAATACAGAAGCCGTTGAAGCATTTGTAAGGCTTTTTGCTAAGTATGGTTTTGGTTTTGGAATAAACTCTTTTACTGGAGAGTCTAATGATTTTACATATCTAAAACAGCTCAACCCTGCATTTTTAAAAGCAGATACAGCTTTTTTACTTGACCAGTCACATGATTCTATGAGTGCGATTCAAATTATGACAGACTCCTTGGGTATAGAAATCATAGCGACGTTTGTTAGAACAAACGAGGAGTTAGAAGCTCTTCAAAAAATGCATATAAATAGTGTTCAAGGACCAGTTACAGATATGCTTCTGTAACTATTCTCTACCAATCATCTAAGACGAAACCTTTTGGTTCTTCGTCTGCTTCTTGGACATCAACATTTTCATTTATCTCTGGCTCTATCACTTTTTTCTCTTTAGGCTTACTCATCTGTTCTTCAAACTGAAGCTCTAGCCCTTTAGAAGTCATGATAAAACCATCAACTCTTATCTTTCCATCATGTATTAAGTGGTGATGCTCTTTACATAAAGGAACTAAATTATGCTTATTATCTTGATGGAAATGTCCAATAAAGCCAGCACCATCGGCAAGTGAACGCTGAGAGATATGGTGAACATCTTCTGCAATAGCACCACAGATAATACATTTTGTAACATAGAGGTCTTTGTTATACTTACTTGTCTTTTTCTTCACAAGCAGTTCTAACTCATCAAAATCATTTGATAAACGCTTACGGATTTTATTTGCCTCTTCTAAGAACTCATCATCCATATGAAGCGACTTTGCAAACTCTAAACCATATATGCTACTTCCACTGCCTTGTTGGAGCTTACGGTTAAAAATAAGTGCGTCTTTTTCTTCATCATACTCTACGCTTAGGTGCAGGTCCACTACGTTTTTAAGAGTCGTTATCTCTTTCATAGTTGAGAGTTGGTGCAGGTGCGTTGCAAAAAGAAAAAGACACCTAGTTTTTGCCAACTTTTTAATAGCGCTTGCGACTATCGCCACGCCTGATAGTGTTTCCGTTCCATGACTTATCTCATCTCCCAAGACTAAAGAGCGAACGGTTGAACGGTTAAAAATATTTTTAAGTTCAAGCATCTCAACAGCAAAGGTTGAAAGACCTTTAGCAAGGTTGTCTTTAGAGACAATACGAGTAAAGAGTGAATCAAAGATACTAAACTTCATAACAGCAGCGGAGACAAAAAATCCACTCTGAGCCATAAGTGTAGCTATCCCTATACTTTTCATAAGTGAAGATTTACCACTAGAGTTTATGCCATAGAGTAAAACACCATTTATCTCATGTCCATCATGAACGCTCACTTCAAGCATTACAGTATCTGGATGAGGCAGGTCCATATAGTCACGATTACCCATAACTATGTCATTGGGAACGTAAAGGCCACCTCTCTCTTGTATCTCAATGAGAGGATGACGAAGTTGCATTATCTGTATAAAGTTTTCATCACCTTTTGGCTCTACTATCATTGGACGGGAGTGTTTATAGAGTTGAGCCACCTTAGATGAGCTAACGCCAACGTCAAGGTCTGAGACATATGAGATAACTCTATCAAAAAGAAGTGCGTAACGGCGTTCATAAACACCCTGAAGCTGTATAAACCTATCTTTAACTAGCGTTACTATCTTTCTTCTGTTTTTCATTATCTTATCAGAGAGATCATCTGTAAAAGTAGAAGTTATTTTGACAGAGTTGGTAAGCTTTTTTACATTGTACTTTGAGAACTCTTCATCACTTTTAAATTCAGCTTCTATAAGTGAGTATCTATTTTTACTCAAAGAGATATAATAACCCTCTTTTTCCAAAAGTCCAAGAGTAACCAAACGACTAGAACTTCCCGCGTTTTGTGAGAGTAAAATACTTTCTATGCGTTTGATGATGTCCTCAAATGCTATGAGCATTACCGCGTTCTCTTTAACAAGAGTATCTATGGACTCATCAACGCCATTCATTAAGAAGTTCTCATCTACGGTCGCATTGGTAAAACGTCGTGATACGTCTAGATCTATGCTTTTGTTAATATCTCTTAAAAACTCTTCAACCTCACTCTCATGAAAAGGAGTCTTTTGAATCTTATGTTTTTTGACATACATCATCAATTCTTTAACGCTACTCATAGAGTCGTAAATGTGATTCATTTCAAATGGATGCAGGCGACCAAGATTCAACCTACGAGATAAACGCTCTAAATCATAAACGCCACGCATCATCTCATCTAAGTATCTCGTGTGCGAAGAGACTCTCTCTATGAGGTTATATCGGCGTTCAAGTTCCGCTTTTTCCATGATGGGATTAAGTAGACGCTCTTTTAGTAAACGCCGACCAATTGCAGTTGCACTTCTATCCATCATCTTTAGAAGCGTAAACTCTTGCCTATCTTTAGAGATGATACCCATCTGCTCTAACGCATTGTTTCCAAGATACATAAAACGGCGATTATCTATTAAACGCGGCATAGACATCTTTTGAACTATGTGATAATCATGCTCTATTACAAAATGAATTAAGATTGCAAGAGACTCTGTAATCATAGGGGAGCGTTCAAGGTCTAAATGCTCTATTGGCGAGAGAAGAGATTGTATCTGATAGACCTCTTTAAATAGCTCATTTTGAAAATCTATGCGAGGTCTTTGGTTATTGACAGAGTAGTGATAATGCTCAGGAATTTCGAGGTACTGCATCACATGGCGTTGCTCTTCTACCCCATCTAAAAACGTAATAACTATCTCACTTGTTTTATATACGTTTAAAAGGTTAAAAACTTCATCAAGTGCATATGATGGGTCTTCGCTTGTAGAGTGTGTCTCATAGAGCCAAGTCTTTCCAGTCGTTACGTCTATTGCCGAGTAGCCAACACTATAAACATCTCTATATTTATCTACAAGAATTGAGACTATGTAGTTATCATCATTATCTACTATATGGTCAAAATTTGTTCCTGGTGAGACTATTTGAGCGATATATCTACTTATCTTTGGTGGATTGCCTTTTTGTTTTACAACTATGATAGTATATTTTTGCTCTGAAATAAGGCGGCTTAAATAACGTTCAAATGAAACTGCAGGTACGCCCGCAAGAAGTGGATTTTTATCTGAGTTTTCAATGATGTTTTTATTTTTTTTAGTGAGTTGGATATTAAGTAGTTCAGCCATCTCTTTGGCTTTACCAATCTGCTCTTCATCGTTATTTACTTCATATACTTCAAAAAATGTGCCTATTTCCATAAACACTACAGTATCATTTCCGTATTTTTCTTCGAAATGTCTTTGTAAATCAAAATAAGTTTGCGTGAGAAGTTTGTCTTTGTTGTTTAAAATTTCACTTACGTCTGATGAGAGCATAGATATCCACTTATATTAATATATCGCGATTATAACATAACTAGATGTTTGTATATACTTTAGGACTAAGACCTAGCTGCTTTTATAGCACTATATGCTTCGTTGAGGCTTTTTGTTTTCTCTTCTGCTAGCTTAATCATGTGCTCAGGTAAATCTTTACTTGCTATAGAGTCATAATGATATGCTTTCATAAGTCGTCTGTAATTCTTTTTGATTACATCCATGCCATCTGTTTTACTTGACTCTAGGATTTCATAATATTTATCAAAATTATTTACACTTTGAGTGTATCCTCTGTTTGAGTGAGAACTTCCACCTTGTGAGTAACTTCCATATTTAAAACTTCTAGTACCACTAAAAGCCTGTTTCCCCATAACACTAAGACCAACAACTAAAAAGAAATTAAATGGGAAGAAGAGTATTCTAGGTGCAAAAACAAGAAGAAGTATACCTATGATGATACTTCCAAAACAAAATCCCAGCCACATCACTTCAAGAAAAATACCTAAAGCTATCAGCAAAAAGCCTACAAATTTTTTCATATACCCTCGTACTCTTTATTTTTACTAGTATAGCAAAAGATATTAACTACAAAGAATACGAGTTTAAAAATCTACTTTTTATGTCTTAAAACTTTTTCTTCACTAAGCATCGAATTGAGAGTTTGTACAACTTGTTTTGAAGCATCTTCTGCCGCATCAAAGTAAGTCATAACATTTTGAGACTCTTGAGTACATGTCCCATTATTTACACAATCTATCGCTTTTTTGATGTTATCATGTACAGCTTTATGTGGTAAAGCCATCTTAGCATAGCTAGCACACTTACTAAATGCATCTTTTCCATTACCTTCAAAGTACCACTTACCGAGTCTGCACTCATTATCTGTTACGAATTCATCAGTTGATTTTCCTGAGAAAACAGTTTTGTACCCATTTGCTTTAAATAAAAGATGATCTAGCTTAACTAAAACCATAAACACTGCATTTGTAACATCCTTAGTCTCTTGAGAAATCATTATAGAGTTTTGAGAAAGAATCACCATTTTTTCTTCAAATATATCCATTTGTTCATTGGAACTTTGAGAGAGTCTCTCCATAGCTTGAGAGTGTTCATGTACCTCTTGAGTGTTTTGCTTTAATGAAGAGACTGATATTTCAACTTCACTAGTTGCTTTTTGTGTTCTCTCAGCAAGCTTTCTTACTTCATCAGCAACAACAGCAAATCCACGTCCATGCTCACCTGCACGTGCCGCTTCTATAGCTGCATTTAATGCTAGTAAATTTGTCTGGTCAGATATATCTTTAATAAGCATAATAACATCAGAAATACTATCTACATTTGTATTTAAAGTATTAACCTGCTCATAAGTACTTGATATATGTTCAAGTAGCAAGCTCATAGTTTCAGAAAGTTCACTTATACCTGATGAAAAGTCATGAGTATGTTCATCATTTTCATGATTTCTATCTTCTATTTCATTTAAAGAGTTTAAGTTACTTTCTAAATCATCTTTAATGATATTAAGGTCCCTACCACAACCAGTTGTTAAGCCTTTGGTAAGTGAACGAATAAGATTATTCATAACTTCGCTATTCTCTTTAGTAAGAAGTTCTTCTTGAAGTTGCATATTTTTTTCTTTTAGTGCATCTATTTCAAGCCTTAGAATTGCATTGTCTTTTGTAACTAGATTTAACTCATCTTCAATTTTTTTACTTTTAGAAAAAAACATCTTATTTATCCTTATATATCAATGTGATAATAATATAATAACATAATTCAATATATAGACAGCAATATAACATATAAAATTTAATAGGTATTTTGTGATAAAATTTACTCATTAAAGGAGTTGCAATGGCAAAAGTAATCATATTTTCAGGTGCTGGTATAAGTGCTGAGAGTGGAATATCTACATTTAGAGATAGTGATGGGCTCTGGGAGAACTACAAGATAGAAGATATTTGTAGTGCAGGATGTTTAGATTTCAACTATCAGGAGACCATAGACTTTTATGATAAACGCAGAGAAGATATTTCAGATAAAAAACCAAATAGAGCTCATTTAGAGATAAAAAAACTGTATGATAAGTACCCTACTAAGATAAAACTAATCACACAAAATGTTGATGACATGTTTGAGAAAGCTGGATGTAAAAATGTACTTCATCTCCATGGGTTTGTTAGAGAAGTATGGTGTGAAAAGTGTGGGTTTCTCGATGACATAGGCTATGATAAACTTAAGGATACTTATGACTCATGCCCCGAGTGCCATAACAAACTCCGTCCTAATGTCGTATTTTTTGGAGAAGCAGCTCCAAAATATCAAGATCTCTATGATGAGTTAAATGATTGTGAAGCATTTATAGTTATAGGAACAAGTGGTAATGTCATTAACACAGATATGTTTCTATCTAATGCTATAAAGCTATCAATACTAAACAACCTTGAAGAGAGTGCCGCAATAAATGACAATCTCTATTCAAAAGTACTCTATAAAAAAGCTACTGAGGCTATTGATGAGATAGTTATTGATATTGAGAATTTTTTGAATTAAAAATCTTATTTCACAGAAGCTTGAAGAAATCTATTGGACGAGATTTTTCATCTTCTGAGTTGTCTTCATTTTTCTTCAAGATGGGAATATTTCTTGAGCAATGTATATATGCTTCTTCCACAAAGACAAGCGTCCAAAATGATACTTTTTGTTTTAAGGTAGGTAACTTTACATTTGATTTTATTTTATCTATAAAAGACAAAACTTCTTCTTCATTTAGCTGCTTTGCTTTTCCATTAACATGCAAACCTACTTTATTTTCAAAAAAATCTATAAACAGCATACCTATATGTGGGTTTTCCGATATATTTCCTAAAGAGGCCAAGACACCATTGCCTTTGAAGTCTGGATAGATAATATGTTTTTCATCAAGGACAATAACAAAGCCAGCTTCGCCAGAGCGAAAAGAGCTATCACACTCACCATTTTTGTCTGAAGTGGCAAGAAAAACCATCTCTTGTTTAGAAATAAACTCTTTCATGTGGGGTGCGATATAGTCTAGCATTTGTCTATTGTAAAAATCTTCTGCTTTATCTTGTGTATTAAATTTTTCTTGCATCATATGTTCGCCAGCCGAACCAGGTAGTTTATTCTTATCCATTCTATTCCTTACTCTAATATATAAATTGGAAGAGAATAGTAATATGTTTATCTTAATATACTAGAAAATTAATCTTTTAGATAGTTTAATTAACTTGAAAGTAAATCTCTTAAAGACTCTTGAGGATTTTTACCTTCAAGCATTGCATAAACTTCTTTTGCTATAGGAAGGTACAAATCTTTATTTTGAGCTATTCTATGAAGGGCATAAGAGGTTCCAATACCTTCTGCTACTTCTCCTAACTCTTTCATTATTTCATCTTGCGTTTTACCTTTAGCAAGCCCAAGTCCAACACGGAAGTTTCTACTCATAGTGGAAGATGCTGTTAAAAATAAATCTCCCGCACCGCTAAGACCTACAAAACTATCATCTTTAGCCCCATATACTTTACCAAAACGCTGCATCTCTACAAGACCGCGAGATATTAACGCAGCTGCTGCATTTTTACCAAGTCCTAAACCTTCACATATCCCAGCAGCAATCGCAATAACATTTTTATATGCACCTGAGACCTCTGCACCAATAACGTCTTTTGAAGTATAAGCTTTTATAAAAGGAGGAAAAAGTGCTGCAAATTCTGAACTTAAAGTCTCATTTAAAGAGTTAACAACAAGTGCTGTTGGAAGAGACTGAATCACTTCAGCTGCAAATGATGGACCTGAGAGAAAGGCTATATTTTCATCTGGAATATGCTTTTTATATATATCATTTAAAAATCTACCACTTGATGCCTCTATACCTTTTGAAGCAACTAAAACTTTTTGTCCACTAAAGATAAAGTTCTCTTCTAACCACCGTGCAACTTCCTGTGCAGGAACGGTAATAATGAGATACTCACACTTTAAAATCTCTTCTAAAGGTAAAAAATTATCCACATCTCTTGGTGTTCTAGATGTAATGTATACTTCATTATTAATCCCAAATGCATAAGCTAGAGCACTTCCCCATTTCCCAGCTCCTATAACGCCTACTTTCATTCTCTATTCCTTATGTACTTTCTAAATTCTTGAATATCATTTTTATAGCCAACTACAACAAGAGTGTCACCACTTGTTAATATATGGTTTTTAGCCTTGGAAGAATAAATAAACTCGCTCTTCATATCCTCATGCATTAGAGATAAGACTATTATCCCCTTATATCTACTCCAGTCAATACTTAAAATCTCTTCATCTTTTATATTACAATGCTCATCAATTTTAATCTGTGCTATTTTTAAATCATTCTCCTCAAAGAGGATACTATGTAAAACTTTATTTGAAATAGGTAATTGTAAAATATTGGTAATAATATCAGCTGTAGTCTCAACAACTGGAATAACTTTATTAGCACCCGCTAGACTTAATTTAGTTGCATTTTCTTTATTTGATGCAATAGCGATGATGCTCAATTTTGGAAAATACTCTCTCAAAGAGATTGTTAAAAAAATATTTTCTGCACTATCCGCTAAAACACAAAAGACTACCGAACTTTCCGTGTCTATACTATTTTCAATGCTCGACCAATCGTCACTTAAGTCAAAATACTCCGCGTCATATGTTTCATCTTCCAAATCATTTTTATTATTTGAATAAAGAAATACTTCTTGATATGTATCTTTTACATTTTGAACTATCTCAAATGCATACTTGTTAAATCCAAAAATAAGTGCTGATTTTTTATCCATTTTTGGCCTTTGTATCAAGATGATTTTCAAACTCTTTGATAAAAACATCGTAACCAATAGCTATAATATAATCACCAACTTCTAAAAATGTGCTATCTATTGGGTTGAATAAAAACCTATCACTAGTGTGTTTATATACTCCTAGAATAATAACTCTAAAGTTTTTATTGCCAAACTCTCCAACAATAGGATAATTCTCTACAATTCTTTCTGTAACTGCTATTTCAGCTATATTTACATTGTTACTTTCACTTCTAAGTTCATGAATCACTTCAAATGCAACAGGTTTACCTATAAACTCCTTAGTCATTAGACCTACAAGTTCTTGAGGATATACTAAGTTGTTTATTCCTGCAAAGAGTAGCTTTTTACGATTTACATCATTTATAAGCAGCGAGAGTATAAAGATATCTTTATCTAAAGAGCGTACAGTTAATGCCGTATAAACATTTTGAACATCATCTTCTCGTAAACATAAAATCGCTTTTACTTGCTTCTTAATATCTATGTTTAACTTTTTATAACTTTCAATACTTCCTGGGTCATAAGGTAGAACCGTTAAACCATCATTTCTTGCATTTTCAATCCTTAGAGGATCTATATCTAGGACTATAATATCACTATCTTGTAGCAATAGCTTACGTGTCACTTCTTTAGCAACGCTCTCATACCCACATACAAGATAAAATCTTTTTAATTTATTAATATCCTCTATTGTTTTCACTTCTTTAATTTCATCAAGCTTTTCCGTAAATGCCGAAACAACTAAAGAGGTCGTAAATGCCAATACTGCTATACCTGCAGTAATTACAAGCATAGCTACTACTCTACCCTCAGTCGTTACAGGAGTAACATCTCCATACCCAACAGTAGATATAGTAACGATAGACCAATAGACAGCTTCAAATAGTGTATTTATTGCCGAAGACGTATTGTTGGCTTCCATAACATAGATTAAAATAGAAGAGACAAATATAACAATGGAAGCAAAAACCCCTAATGTAATAAATTCAAATTTTTTACTCTGCAATACACCAATAAGCATTTGAAAACTTCTAGCATAACGAAAGAGTTTAAAAATACGAAAAAGTATAAAAACGCGAAGTAGTCTTAACTCATGGAAAAATGGAAGGACAGCAAGTAAATCAATAATGGCTCTAATAGAAAAAATATATTTTAATTTTACATATAAGATTTTTTTTAAGACTTTAAAAAGGCTTAAATCTTGAGATAGAAAAGAGTTATGATCAGCTTGTTGTACTATTATACTTGTTACACTACTGTTAATCCAAAGTCTCAAGATATACTCAATAAAAAATATAATCGAAACGACATAACTACTAAAAAATCTAAGGTAATCAGGCACTTCATGCTTCACTTCTCTTATTAGCACAGCTACGCTAATAAAAATAAGTGTAACCATAAATATGTCTACATATTTTTTATATTTATATTGATTGTTTTCAAGAAGATTATAGAAAAAAACTTTCTTTGCCTGATAAGCTTTAGATGTTTGTAAGTAGTATGCTCCATCTATAATCAGGCGTTTTATCATAAGTGTTTAACCTAGTTTTGCTTTTAAAAGCTCATTTACTGCTTGAGGATTTGCACTTCCCTGACTTGCTTTCATTACTTGTCCAACAAAAAAGCCAAAGAGTTTATCTTTACCACCCTTATATTGCTCAACTTTTTCAGGATTCGCCGCGATTATTTCATCACAGATAGCTTCAATAGCACCCGTGTCAGTCACTTGCTTTAATCCTAAAGTATCGATAGCACTAT encodes the following:
- a CDS encoding NAD(P)H-dependent glycerol-3-phosphate dehydrogenase; translation: MKVGVIGAGKWGSALAYAFGINNEVYITSRTPRDVDNFLPLEEILKCEYLIITVPAQEVARWLEENFIFSGQKVLVASKGIEASSGRFLNDIYKKHIPDENIAFLSGPSFAAEVIQSLPTALVVNSLNETLSSEFAALFPPFIKAYTSKDVIGAEVSGAYKNVIAIAAGICEGLGLGKNAAAALISRGLVEMQRFGKVYGAKDDSFVGLSGAGDLFLTASSTMSRNFRVGLGLAKGKTQDEIMKELGEVAEGIGTSYALHRIAQNKDLYLPIAKEVYAMLEGKNPQESLRDLLSS
- a CDS encoding NAD-binding protein, with product MDKKSALIFGFNKYAFEIVQNVKDTYQEVFLYSNNKNDLEDETYDAEYFDLSDDWSSIENSIDTESSVVFCVLADSAENIFLTISLREYFPKLSIIAIASNKENATKLSLAGANKVIPVVETTADIITNILQLPISNKVLHSILFEENDLKIAQIKIDEHCNIKDEEILSIDWSRYKGIIVLSLMHEDMKSEFIYSSKAKNHILTSGDTLVVVGYKNDIQEFRKYIRNRE
- a CDS encoding ion transporter, which translates into the protein MIKRLIIDGAYYLQTSKAYQAKKVFFYNLLENNQYKYKKYVDIFMVTLIFISVAVLIREVKHEVPDYLRFFSSYVVSIIFFIEYILRLWINSSVTSIIVQQADHNSFLSQDLSLFKVLKKILYVKLKYIFSIRAIIDLLAVLPFFHELRLLRVFILFRIFKLFRYARSFQMLIGVLQSKKFEFITLGVFASIVIFVSSILIYVMEANNTSSAINTLFEAVYWSIVTISTVGYGDVTPVTTEGRVVAMLVITAGIAVLAFTTSLVVSAFTEKLDEIKEVKTIEDINKLKRFYLVCGYESVAKEVTRKLLLQDSDIIVLDIDPLRIENARNDGLTVLPYDPGSIESYKKLNIDIKKQVKAILCLREDDVQNVYTALTVRSLDKDIFILSLLINDVNRKKLLFAGINNLVYPQELVGLMTKEFIGKPVAFEVIHELRSESNNVNIAEIAVTERIVENYPIVGEFGNKNFRVIILGVYKHTSDRFLFNPIDSTFLEVGDYIIAIGYDVFIKEFENHLDTKAKNG